Sequence from the Equus przewalskii isolate Varuska chromosome 11, EquPr2, whole genome shotgun sequence genome:
CCGAGGCCCAGACTCTGCCCTCCTGGCCACTGCACACTGTCTCCCCATGACGGAGGTGATTCTCGTGGTCCTAGCCTCATCAGCATCCCAGGGTGGGAGAGGACAGGTGCCAGGCACCCACAAGGCCCAAGGAAGCCTCACGACTTACCCAAGGTGGCCCAGCCTGTCCCCTGGAGGACAGGCCCACCTGTGTCCCCATGTGTCTTCACCCTGAGCCTCTGAGCAGCCCCATGCGGGAGTAAGCCAGTTTGAGAGGGGCAGGGGTGTAAGATTTCATCCCAAGAAAGCATTTCCCTGACTCAGAACACGTGAAAAGAAGGTGGCCTCCACCATTTGCCTaccaatgcctggcacagggctgggTGCACAGTAGGTCCTCAGGGCCTACTTGGAGATGGCAATGGAAAAGATTCACCTACACATTCAGACCTCAGCAGAGCTCCATGAGGTTAGATGGGTCACCGAGGCCAGAGAGAAGTGAGCGGCCCGAGAATGAGTGCTTGGTTCATTTATTCTTCAGTCCACAGCCATTTATTGACCAGCTACAGGGGGCAGGCACTGTTTCAGGTGCCCGGGCTGCCTCGATGAACAAAACTCACAAACACCTCTGCCCCTGTGAACCAAGCTCAGGCAGACCCAGGCGTGGGATGGGGGGCAGTGGTCCAGCCAGCAGCTCGTTgccttctgcccccaccccccagggcacTGCACACCCAGTTTACAAAGCACTCCCACCTACATGTTCCTGGTAACGGGACTTCATCCCCCAACCCAACCCCATCCTCTCCTGGTTCCTGAGACAGTACTGCCCCGAACATAACCCAAAGTTAGGCGAATGGGGGGCTTACACCCGTGGGTGACTTAATGTGCTCCTTGCCCACCCTGCCCGAGACCCACCACTTCTGCCCCCTCAGATCCACCTGGATCCACTGAGTCCCGAGTGGGACTGCCCCCTGGGCTCCAAGGacctggaggaagaggagtgCCCTTGGGGAGGGGGCTCTGGCCTGCCGCCCCCAGGCTGCTTCCCTGGCTCCTGGCGCCACGACGTGGGCCTGGACTGCAAGGGCTCCCCTGAGGGGGCGGAGGCCCAGGCTGGGACTGTGTACTACTATAGCCTCCTGCAGAGCTGTCTGCAGCAAGCTGGCCTTCCGGAGACCCAGGACCGCAGCCAGGTGCCCCGCACAGGTGCCCGAGGGCTCCACGGAGGGTGGCCTTCCTGGGGGGGAGGAGGGTGCTTCCCACCCCTGTCAAGGTTCATCTGAAGCCAGGGAGGCAAGGCCAGTCAGCCTCCCACGGGCAGGCACCGTTTCCGAGGGCATGTGGCACCAGTGGAAACCGAGGCTTTCCTCCCGCCCCCGGGAGATCCAGCCCAGGGATTTGCAATCCATGTTCTGTGGAGCCAAAGCTTCTCTAGAAGTGTCTTGGGAGCTGCTTAGAGGCAGCTGGCAGTTGAGACCGAAGACGCCGCCCCTGCTAACCTGTCTTTATATCAGGGGGCCACAAAAGATTTCATGTGCACAGAGGTTTCATAGCTAGAATACCTGAAAATCATAGACTTGGCCCcactgtacagatggggaaactgaggccgacaGACTCCTCCGCCCACTGCACAGGGCAGAAAGCGGCAGAGCTCAggctagaacccaggtctccggTCACCCCGCCTCCAGTGCCTTCCGGACCAGCTGTAGAGAGAAGGGAGCCAGCCTCACAGGGCGGGGATGGGCAGGcagtttcctcttccctccccagcgCCCTCTCCATCCCGTTAGGGAACATACTGGGAATGACCTGGGGGCCCAAGGGTGAGGGCagagctgtgggggtggggaaaggtgGACAGAAAGACAGCCAGAGGACCCCCTGGTGAGCTTGGTAATGTTCTCTTCCCCCCAGGCTGCCCCGGGGCCGAGGTGACCTTGTGCATTCTCGGATCCCCCAGCACCTTCCTGTCCGTGCTGCTGGAGGGTGGGGTCCAGAGCCCGGGTGAGTGTGTGCCCAAGTTCCCCACCCCCTCCTACAGAAAGGGCAACCCTGCCCTGGCCCGGCCACATCCCAAAATACCCGGCAACTCTGGCAACTGCCTGCATTCCAGCGGACCAGCTGCCATGCTCTGAGTGGGGGTGGGTTCTGGGAGCAGCTGCCCCCTGCTACCCAGGGGCCCAGGCTGGAGTTGGAGGGCATAGGGGCATTAAGCCTTCCCTGGCCAGCAacgctcctccctctgcccacaggaAACATGCTCCTTTGCCTGTCCCCTGCTTGGCTGACGAAGGTGCCAGCACCCGGGCAGCCGGGTGAGGCGGCCCTGCTGGTCTCCAAGGCCGTGAGCTTCCACCCGGGGGGCCTGACATTCCTGGACGACTTTGTTCCCCCGCGCCGTGCCACCTACTTCTTGgcgggcctggggctggggtcctgCTGGGGTCGAGAGGCAGCAGAGCTTGCTCGCGACCTGACCTGCCCCACAGGAGCCTCTGCTGAGCTGGCCCGGCTGCTGGAGGACCGGCTGCTGACGAGGCGATTGCTGGCCCAGCAGGGTGGTGTGGTCGTGCCAGCTACACTGGCTTTTACCTACAAGCCACCGGTACTGCTGCGGGGAGGGGATGCCAGCCAGGGACTACGGCTGGTGGAGCTGAGTGGCAAAGAGGGCCAGGAGACGCTGGTGAAGGAGGAAGTGGGGGCCTTTCTCCTCTCCGAGGCCCTGGGTGATGCTCTGCAGGTAACAGGCTCCTGCCCCAGAGGGCTGTGCAGATGCCAGCAGGATGGGACCCATGGATGTGTACCAAGTTCTGCTGGGAAGTTGTCCCCAACTTTGAGCCCTGTGGCTGCCCCATCCCTCTGTGGCAATCCCCTGCCTTCttacctcagtttactcattggCTCCTATGGTATGAGCACCCCACCCCGCAGGTACATGGGGTGGTGAGGaggcccccttcccctccctgttgCAGGTGGCTGTGAAGCTCAGCGGCTGGCGCTGGCGGGGGCGGCAGGCGTTGCGTCTGTACCCACGAACAGAGCTGGGTACAGTGGTAGACACGGTGCTGGCGTTACTGGAGaaactggaggaggaggagagtgtgCTGGTGGAGGCTGTGTGCCCACCTGCCCGGCTGCCCTTCCCAGGTGAGAGCCACCTGGGCCAGCCAGTGATGGGAGCTCGGCTCGGCCTCCtggctgctctgtgctgggctcaGGCCTCACCATCTTCCCCCAGGCAGTCCCCCACCCGGCCCTGAGCTGGCTGTGCGTATCTGTGCTGTGGTGTGTCGGACACAGGGCGACAGGCCCCTGCTGAGCAAGGTGACTGTTGCCAcaacccagcccagcccctctgggCTGATGAGGGCCCCTGGGCAGAGAAAGGACAAAATTTTGGGGCGAGATCTTGGTTGTCTCTGGGAGGACTCCTGGGTCTGACACTTCTTCCCTCCACTTCAACCCTTCCTGCACCCCTCCCGCATCAGGAGCCTTGCCTGGAACCCCATGCTGGGTACTGGGGCCCAAGGTTGAATCCTCTTCCCAGGTGCTCTTGCCCATAGAAGAGGCTAACTCAGGGTCCCTGATAAACCTCCAGTGcctggagccccagcctccaAGCTGGGGAGCTCAGGGAGGCTTGGGGACCCTCCTGGGTACACAACTCTGGGCCAAGCTGAGAGGGAGAGACtcgcccctgccctcagggagctctaGGGCTGGGCACACCAGGGAGGCACAGCCCTCCTGGGCTGCAGCAGCTAGGAGCAAGCATGCTTGGAGCCCTCCCTCCCGAAGCAGAGACCCTAGCTGGGGTCTAGGCATCAGATGGACAGTGGCAGGGGAAGGTGCTTCGTGCAGCGTAAGTCACATTGGAAGACGGGGCTTCTCGAATGTCCACTGAGGGTTCTGGCCTGGATCTTGGCACGGGGGAGGCCGGTAGTCCTCGGGGAAcgcctcctgggccagccccctgagcctCCCCTTGCCCAGGTGGTGTGCGGCGTGGGCCGTGGGGACCGGCCTCTGCGGCACCAGAGCTCCTTGCCGCTGACGCTGGAGGTGGCGCTGGCCCAGTGCGGCCTGGGCGAGGCGGCGCAGGTGGCGGTCGTGCGGCGGCGCGTCAAGGCGGCGGCCGAGGCCGCGCTGGCCGCCGTGCTGGCCCTGGAGACCGGCCTGAGCGCCGAGCAGCGCGGCGGGCGCCGGGCCCGCACTGACTTCCTCGGTGAGTGCGTGCGGCCCAggctgggggccggggccggggccggcggGGGAGGCGAGGCCCGAGGGCGGCCCGCGCTGACCCCGCGCCCCCCGCCTGGCCCAGGCGTGGACTTCGCGCTGACGGTGGCCGGGGGCGCGCTGACCCCCGTGGCCCTGGAGCTGAACGGCTGCCTGTGTCTGGAGGCGTGCGGCGCCCTCGAGGGGCTGTGGGCCGCGCCGCGCCGGGGGCCGGcggccgaggcggcggcggccgcgccGCTCGTGGAGACGATGCTGCGGCGCTCGGCGCGCTGTCTCATGGAGGGCAGGCAGCTGCTGCTGATCGGCGCGGGCGGCGTCAGCAAGAAGTTCGTGTGGGAGGCGGCGCGCGACTACGGGCTCAAGGTGGGCGGGGCGCGAGAGCGCGGGCGGAGTGGTggaggcggggctggggcggggctggggcggaGCCCCGGGCGCAGGGGTGCTGTGGGCTTTGGGGCGGGGCCAGCACCTCTAGGGGCGGGGTCTGCGCGGGGCTGTCCGGTTGGGGCGTGGAGCCCAGGTGTAGAGGCGGACCCGCCTCGCGGCCCAGGTTCGGCGTCTCAACTTTTGGCCCCTAGCCGAATTCTGTCCCCGCCAGGTTTAAGAGGCCCCTCGGGGAGGGCACACAGCCCTCCAGGAAGAGAGAAGCCCAGGGTAGATGGgctggaggggcgggggcggCATTCAGCGCTAGTGCCAGAACCCGGGCCTTGAATGCCAGCTAAGGCTCCTGGCTCTAGCCTGCAGAGAACAGGCCCTTCGAGGTTGAGTTCCTGAGGACAGAAGGAGGGTGGTCGGGTG
This genomic interval carries:
- the CARNS1 gene encoding carnosine synthase 1 isoform X2; amino-acid sequence: MIHLDPLSPEWDCPLGSKDLEEEECPWGGGSGLPPPGCFPGSWRHDVGLDCKGSPEGAEAQAGTVYYYSLLQSCLQQAGLPETQDRSQVPRTGCPGAEVTLCILGSPSTFLSVLLEGGVQSPGNMLLCLSPAWLTKVPAPGQPGEAALLVSKAVSFHPGGLTFLDDFVPPRRATYFLAGLGLGSCWGREAAELARDLTCPTGASAELARLLEDRLLTRRLLAQQGGVVVPATLAFTYKPPVLLRGGDASQGLRLVELSGKEGQETLVKEEVGAFLLSEALGDALQVAVKLSGWRWRGRQALRLYPRTELGTVVDTVLALLEKLEEEESVLVEAVCPPARLPFPGSPPPGPELAVRICAVVCRTQGDRPLLSKVVCGVGRGDRPLRHQSSLPLTLEVALAQCGLGEAAQVAVVRRRVKAAAEAALAAVLALETGLSAEQRGGRRARTDFLGVDFALTVAGGALTPVALELNGCLCLEACGALEGLWAAPRRGPAAEAAAAAPLVETMLRRSARCLMEGRQLLLIGAGGVSKKFVWEAARDYGLKLHLVESDPNHFASQLVQTFIHFDVTEHRRDEENARLLAELVRARGLQLDGCFSYWDDCLVLTALLCQELGLPCNPPAAMRLAKQKSRTQLHLLRRHGPPWPAPSLHAVPCCPLESEADVERAVRQVPLPGVMKLEFGAGAVGVRLVEDAPQCHEHFSRIARDLQGEADHPGIGLGWGNAMLLMEFVEGTEHDVDLVLFGGRLLAAFVSDNGPTRLPGFTETAACMPTGLAPEQEAQLVQAAFRCCLGCGLLDGVFNVELKLTRAGPRLIEINPRMGGFYLRDWILELYGVDLFLAAAMVACGLRPALPTHPRARGHLVGVMCLVSQHLQALSSTASRETLQGLHDRGLLRFNQLEEALVPGEYEEPYCSVACAGPSPAEARLRLLGLCQGLGIDGPQYPVAHFLSHFK
- the CARNS1 gene encoding carnosine synthase 1 isoform X3, whose amino-acid sequence is MLLCLSPAWLTKVPAPGQPGEAALLVSKAVSFHPGGLTFLDDFVPPRRATYFLAGLGLGSCWGREAAELARDLTCPTGASAELARLLEDRLLTRRLLAQQGGVVVPATLAFTYKPPVLLRGGDASQGLRLVELSGKEGQETLVKEEVGAFLLSEALGDALQVAVKLSGWRWRGRQALRLYPRTELGTVVDTVLALLEKLEEEESVLVEAVCPPARLPFPGSPPPGPELAVRICAVVCRTQGDRPLLSKVVCGVGRGDRPLRHQSSLPLTLEVALAQCGLGEAAQVAVVRRRVKAAAEAALAAVLALETGLSAEQRGGRRARTDFLGVDFALTVAGGALTPVALELNGCLCLEACGALEGLWAAPRRGPAAEAAAAAPLVETMLRRSARCLMEGRQLLLIGAGGVSKKFVWEAARDYGLKLHLVESDPNHFASQLVQTFIHFDVTEHRRDEENARLLAELVRARGLQLDGCFSYWDDCLVLTALLCQELGLPCNPPAAMRLAKQKSRTQLHLLRRHGPPWPAPSLHAVPCCPLESEADVERAVRQVPLPGVMKLEFGAGAVGVRLVEDAPQCHEHFSRIARDLQGEADHPGIGLGWGNAMLLMEFVEGTEHDVDLVLFGGRLLAAFVSDNGPTRLPGFTETAACMPTGLAPEQEAQLVQAAFRCCLGCGLLDGVFNVELKLTRAGPRLIEINPRMGGFYLRDWILELYGVDLFLAAAMVACGLRPALPTHPRARGHLVGVMCLVSQHLQALSSTASRETLQGLHDRGLLRFNQLEEALVPGEYEEPYCSVACAGPSPAEARLRLLGLCQGLGIDGPQYPVAHFLSHFK
- the CARNS1 gene encoding carnosine synthase 1 isoform X1 codes for the protein MTEIHLDPLSPEWDCPLGSKDLEEEECPWGGGSGLPPPGCFPGSWRHDVGLDCKGSPEGAEAQAGTVYYYSLLQSCLQQAGLPETQDRSQVPRTGCPGAEVTLCILGSPSTFLSVLLEGGVQSPGNMLLCLSPAWLTKVPAPGQPGEAALLVSKAVSFHPGGLTFLDDFVPPRRATYFLAGLGLGSCWGREAAELARDLTCPTGASAELARLLEDRLLTRRLLAQQGGVVVPATLAFTYKPPVLLRGGDASQGLRLVELSGKEGQETLVKEEVGAFLLSEALGDALQVAVKLSGWRWRGRQALRLYPRTELGTVVDTVLALLEKLEEEESVLVEAVCPPARLPFPGSPPPGPELAVRICAVVCRTQGDRPLLSKVVCGVGRGDRPLRHQSSLPLTLEVALAQCGLGEAAQVAVVRRRVKAAAEAALAAVLALETGLSAEQRGGRRARTDFLGVDFALTVAGGALTPVALELNGCLCLEACGALEGLWAAPRRGPAAEAAAAAPLVETMLRRSARCLMEGRQLLLIGAGGVSKKFVWEAARDYGLKLHLVESDPNHFASQLVQTFIHFDVTEHRRDEENARLLAELVRARGLQLDGCFSYWDDCLVLTALLCQELGLPCNPPAAMRLAKQKSRTQLHLLRRHGPPWPAPSLHAVPCCPLESEADVERAVRQVPLPGVMKLEFGAGAVGVRLVEDAPQCHEHFSRIARDLQGEADHPGIGLGWGNAMLLMEFVEGTEHDVDLVLFGGRLLAAFVSDNGPTRLPGFTETAACMPTGLAPEQEAQLVQAAFRCCLGCGLLDGVFNVELKLTRAGPRLIEINPRMGGFYLRDWILELYGVDLFLAAAMVACGLRPALPTHPRARGHLVGVMCLVSQHLQALSSTASRETLQGLHDRGLLRFNQLEEALVPGEYEEPYCSVACAGPSPAEARLRLLGLCQGLGIDGPQYPVAHFLSHFK